Below is a genomic region from Aurantimonas sp. HBX-1.
ATGGCACGCGGCATGGGGCGGATCAAGGGCGCGAAGGTCGCAGGCCAGGCACTGGAAAGAGCCGGCCCCGGCGTCCATAGAGAGGCGGCGCGCCCCGTCTCCGGCAGACTGCCGCGGGCGCGGTTGTCAGTGGAAGGCCTTCCATGCCCGTCAGGCTCAAGAAATTCCTCGGCGCGATCATCCTGATCGTGCTGGTCGTCGTCTACGCCGTCCTCGCGACCGCCATTGCGACGGTCTATCTCGCCGCGTCGAGCGGCTGGGTCCACCTCGCCTATTTCCTGTTCAGCGGCATCCTCTGGGTCGTGCCGGCGATGCTGGTGATCAAATGGATGGAGACCGCGCCCCGCCGCTAGCCTGGCCGGCGCTGGTCAGAGAATCCCGTCCGCGGCCATGCGCTTCAACCGCTCGGCGGTCTCGGCTCCTGGGCGCCATCCCAACCGCTGCTGCAGGTGGCTAGTATCGAGGACGAAGGGGGTCGCCAGGCCGCGCCAGCGCACCGCCCTGCCCGTCCAGCCGGCGGCCGCTCCCATAAGACCCACCGGAGCCGGCAGCACCATCGCCCGGCGTCCCCACCCCTCGCGCAGGGCGCGCACGATGTCGGCGGGCGCCAGCGGTCCGTTGTCGGCGACCAGGAATGTCTCGCCCGCCGCAGCGGAATGCTCCAGAGAAAGCGTGATCACGTCGCACAGCTGGTCGACCGCGACGAGGCTGCGTGGCGCGCCGAGACTTGCCAGCGGCAGCGGCAGCTTGCGCCGGGCCAGCCCCAGCAGGGACGCGAAACCGCCGCGCGCGCCAGCGCCGTAGACCGGGGCG
It encodes:
- a CDS encoding DUF2842 domain-containing protein — its product is MPVRLKKFLGAIILIVLVVVYAVLATAIATVYLAASSGWVHLAYFLFSGILWVVPAMLVIKWMETAPRR